TATGTGTGTATGAAATGAAGACTCAGTCTGGAAAGTTTTTTGAGGAGtgtgaaaatgatcaaaattaGTCTCACAAAACTAATTGTGAAGGGAAATGAAGAAGTGGatctgagggagagaggaggaggggaaaggaactgGGACGAAAGGCAGGAGGGGAAACTGAGTATGTGATTTATATAAGACAgacttaacaaacaaacaaacaaataaagtttAAAGATCTTCAAAGCTAAATAAGACGGTGCATGCCTTGCTGGCCAAGGAGTATCATGATTTTCAGGTGAGCTTGGATATCAATGAAATTGTGCTTCAGAATATATTTTgtttcaacaaaataagaaaatatgagAAAGGGATACCAGTTGGCCAATGGTTTTATATGATGTTCAGGATTATGTGGTTCTAGGTCATAAGGCAGAAAGTAGGGATTCAAACAAATAGGCTAAACTAATGAAATTACTGAGGTcagtctttttttcttatttttttcaggaaagaTGATTGAATTacatttagtcttttttttttttaattttggttttctggacaaggtttctctgtgtagtcttcgCTGCTTGGCTGTCCTAGGCTTGCTTTttataccaagctggccttgaattcacagcgatccacctgcctctgccttcctgagtgctgggatttcaggagtGTGCCCCTGCGCCTGGCACATTTAACCTTTTAACAAGAGTAGTTGAGGCACCGTGTAGCTTTACAGATTCTGTAATAGAAAACATACAGACTAGTGAACAGGAAAATTTAGTTATTTTTCCAGAGAGTACATCCCTTTAAGACTGATTGACCTCTACTAGAGTAGGAATCagataacagaagaaaaaaaatattcattaaataGCTTATAAATTCTAGAGTATTATAGAAAGACAGCATGGGATTTATTATTGAGTTTTGTTAACAGTGTCGAATCCCCAAGGCAGTGAAATGCTTCTGAGATCATCAATGCAgtaatttgttttcttcattaatCATGTATTACAAATAGGCCAATTCTTCAGAGAGTTTGTGCACCTTTGAGAATGAATTACTTCTGTATTTCTAAGTCCTAGTTTAAATTTTCAGACAATATAGCATCCCTGTCTTTGAAGCAAATATCATAAGGTAAGTAGATGTCAAATTCTCAGAACTTGTATAAGAATTGGATGATACCTGAGTTTTAGTGCCCAAATTGTCTTAACAATAATTAGTTCATCAATACTACAGATCCATCTTCCTAACCATAACGTTTTAAACTATAAAAAACTAAAACATGTATTGgtttatttaatttgatattaTATTCACTTACTTTTTACATGACTTAAAACACAaccattgcaaaaaaaaaaaaagaagaagaagaaaactgctgTAAAAACAGCATAGCAAAGGTCAAACTTGGATTTAAtaacttctcattttttttcgTTGTCTTCCTGAATGTTGACTGTTCTAGTCATATGTTTAAAGGTTAGGGATTTATAGGAAAATTTTCCATAGTTtatgttaaacaaagaaacaaaaatctcaacttttatttcattatagacacacatatattccatgtgcctctgtgtgtgtgcctgtgcatgtgtgtgtttaattgcTGGTTATTTCATGAGTACCTTAATAGATCCTGTGAGCATCTGTATTCTTACCTATCGAATAACCAGTTACTTTTCTTGGGTACTTGTTCATGGATATCAAGAATGGTAGCAACAACTGTTCTGTCTGATACCATTGTGTATTATTTAACTAAGAAGACAGTATAATTGTAGGTGTGAAAGATAGGGGACAAAACAGGAAGAGACAAAAATCAACATCTCATTGTCACCTACAGAGAGCACATGACCTATGCAGTTGGAAGttgctcattttcattttttattatatatagtcTTTCATTTTAAGTCAAATATTACATGCataatatcttatttttattcatcTGTGACTTGCACTATGGATTATTTTGGTAGGAAATTTAAATATAGTGTCAGGCTTTCCTGCTTCTTTGATATGATTACgtcaaaacactcatataaatttttatatgaaCTATTTGGACATACTTAAGTGTATTCTAACATGACAAAATTTTCTAATATCTAGATAAGTTTGCAATTTGAGAACttttttactgatttttaaattaataccGTAGCCCACTTCTCTTTCTGTTAAACTGATCTTTTTGTGATTCTCAGCTGAGGTAGTGGCTTTCATATGTCTTCCTaaacatttctaattttgctcTTTTATTTTGACCTTTTCCATGTGCATGGAAAGTATTTCCTAAGAAAGCATGAAGCTAAGAGGGACGTCTGTGGGTTGATAAGAGAATGAATCTTAAGACATGACTATTAGGATCTCTGAATTAGTTTTGTATAAATATGGTATCATTTGATAACCCTGAAGTTAAAGCTCACTGATTAAGCATATCCAGATAAGTGAGCTATTCCTGTTTATCTACTACTGAgctctgcagaaaaaaaaaatgatgggatTTGTTTGCTTCAACACATGAACAGTTTAAGCCTCAAAATCCTTTGGACAACTCTTCCTTACTCAAGGAAATTCAGTCAGTTATTTTTGCACCTAATCAAAACTGTGGTACCTACCAAGTGTCACTAACTGCTGCATATCTCTTTCTACTGACCTGCAGGGTGTGATAATTTCtatcagtaaaaaataaaaatctgttggTATGATTAATATCATTAACTGATCAAGTTTAGAGCATGCATCTTATGGTGTTCCGCTTTCACAgtcactctttttttaattaattttttattttttatattaattacagtttattctctttgtatttcagctgtaaccccctgcctcattccctcccaatcccactctccctccctcatctcctcccatgctcctctccaagtccattgatagagaaggtcttcttcccctttcatctgaccctagcctatcaggtctcatcaagactggctgtattgtcttcctctgtccaggtaagactgctcccccatcagggggaggtgatcaaagagccagccattgagtttatgtccgaaatagtctctgttccccttactagggaacccacttggccactgagctgccatgggatacaactgagcaggggttgtaagttatatccatgaatggttcttggttggagtatcagtcttagaaaagacccctgtgcccagtcaCTCTTAAATGGCTTAACATTTTAGTAACTCTAGAACTGCCCCTCAGAGTATGGctcattttatattgttttgttttttggggtggGTTATTGCTATGCAGCCCAGCGTGGAAGATAACCTTCTTCCCTTGATTTTGTGATTTTGTGATGCAGATTCATtaattcgttttttttttttttttgagagcctATCCTATTGTATTCTTTCCAATAATATCTCATCAAATCCTGGTTTTAAATACACAGCTATGGTGAATACAATTAAAATGTTGTAGGACACCTTCTAAAATATGTTGAAAAAATTTTGGATCTTAAACACATTtttcatacaaaagaaaaatagtctgTTTTATTATATGCACTAATAttttctcaatttattttttgtatttttgaaaacAATATATAACTTAAAGCCATATCAATCTCCAATATTATCTCTGTCATAACATTAGGAACATTTTACGTTATTACAttaattttatgtacatgggtcttttgtctgcatgtatgacagtgtgtcttgtgcatgctgatgcctgcagaggccagaagatgttgTCTGAAACTcagactggagttacaaatggttgtaaaCTGGCAGTCAGATATTGGGACaagaatccaggtcctctgaaagagcagtcagtgcgcTTAACTGCTGTGCAATCTCTGCAACCTATGGGGAATGTTTTGaaaattattcaataaaaattatgaaCATTAACTTTTGATGAACCATGTATTTCAAGTCTGCTTGCATTTTGGGAAATGCTAAATGAATAAGAAAGTAAGTTTGGAGTTCTGATCTGAGAGTTTTGAAAGAAAGGTCAGTGAGACATTGTCTTCAAATGACGCAAGGAAAGGAGGCACTGATTCATTCGTGGTTCATATATTGCACCTGAAAGTCAGCTTGACTTTGCTCTTTCAAGGACGGGGCTGGACTCAGTTGTACTTTATGAACAGACTGTAGCACCATATTTCTCTTTTGTCCATTAAGAAGGTGGATATCTTAACCCATTCTAGCTTTCCCTTCCGAGAAGATAAAGGAAAGTTTGCAAGTCTAGGGTGAACAGAGCCATTTCCATAATCTTTTCCTTTATACCCAGAATCTCCTTTATTTAAGTGTCTGTGTTCCTAACGTTAGAGACTCTGATTATTGTGTCTGTGCTCCTAGCTTTAGAGAGTGTGATGTTGATTCATATGATACAccaagaaattgaaagaaaacatttttagatTATCTGAGCTCTATGGTTAGCTACAATTTTATAAAGCTGATATGCTCTTTGGCAGGTACTCAGATGAAAATGGTAAGTAGTCTTATTTTAATTATACAAACAGAATGATTAGGGTTAAGTTTATAATTATACTTAACTTAAAGTACTTAGAGTTACGCTTTATGAACAAAATGATAAGACATTGCTTAAAGAGGAACAGTTGATAAGGTGAGGTGCAGCCAAGCCTGTTAAATTCAGGCATTGTCTATAAGCTTTTAAAGACTATTCATGAGGTCTCAAATCTACACAAAGCATTGCAGGCAACTAAGGAACATAAAAAGCAGGAAACATCATCTTTCTTAGGAAGAGAACAATAATTACTTATCCATTACCATATGATCATCCCTGAAATCATACGTGCAAGTACCATGACACAAATTGAGCAGGATGAATAAGGACTATCTATGTATCCACACATAAGTATATGCATATAACAAAATTAATGAGTAGGAGCCTGTGAATTTGAAATAGAGCAAGAAGTATATGGGAGGGcttgagggagaaaagggaaagtgaAATGATGctgttatattataatttcaaaaaacaaaagaagtaaatTTTGAAAATTCTTTGGAGCGCACAAATACTTGGAAAACATGGGATTTTCAGAGATTGAATCCATCAAAAGAGAATCAAAATATAATAGGATCAACCCTCTACCTTCCTTTTTCTTACAGGTATTATGTTGTACAAAATGGCTACTATGAACCATTCTTCAGTGACCGACTTTATCCTCGAAGGACTAACAAAATGCCCAGAACTTCAGCTCCCCCTGTTCTTACTGTTTCTTGTAATATATGTGATCACAGTGATGGGAAACTTGGGCATGATCTTCTTAATCACCATCAGTTCTCAACTTCACTCTCCCATGTATTATTTTCAGTCATTTATCCTTCATTGACCTCTGCTATTCCTCTGTCATTACTCCTAAGATGTTGGTGAACTTTGTATCTGAGAAGAACATCATCTCCTTTTTGGAATGCATGACTCAGCTTTACTTCTTCCTCATTTTTGTCATTGCAGAAGGCTACCTTCTGACAGcaatggcctatgaccgctatgttGCCATCTGTAGCCCACTGCTTTACAACATTGTCATGTCTCACAGAGTCTGTTCCATAATGATGGCTGTGGTCTACTCACTGGGTGTCTTTGGGGCTACTGTGCATACCACCCGAATGACTATGTTGTCCTTCTGTGGGTCTAATATTGTCAGCCACTATTTTTGTGATATCCTGCCCTTGTTGACTCTGTCTTGCTCCAGCACCCATATCAATCAAGTACTGCTGTTTATTATTGGTGGAATTAATACCCTAGCACCTACACTGGCTGTCATCATCTCTTACGCCTTCATCCTAACCAGCATTCTTCGTATCCGCTCTACTGAAGGACGGTCCAAAGCCTTTGGCACCTGTAGCTCCCACATTATGGCTGTAGGCATCTTTTTTGGGTCTATCACTTTCATGTATTTCAAGCCACCATCCAGCAATAATATGGAAGAGGAGAAAGTGTCATCTGTGTTCTATACCACAGTGATCCCAATGCTAAATCCCCTCATATACAGCCTAAGGAACAAGGATGTGAAGAATGCACTGAAAAAGGTGCTTGGGGGAAGGCAGTAATCCTAACAAATTGagaaaacaaaattgaaatgtGATAAGTTCTCATAACTTCTTTGTATTCTTTCATCCCTCCGGAGAACAAAAATCATTCTTTAGAAATGATTATTTTATGATTGTGAATGTCTGAGACAGTCTTGTAGATTATCAAAAATATAGTCATTTAATGGCTAGTGTAATATCTGAAAATCTTTAAGAGGAATAGAAATTGAtagaggaggaagggtttatAAATACTAAAATATTATGATTACAATATGAAAATCACAGGCTGGACACTAAAGAGAGCAGAGGTATATTTAAAGAAAGGTCTTCCTGAATGTTTTGCACATAAATGAATTTATACACATACTTTCCGCTTATGGCCACTAGGAAGAAACTAGAATGATGCAGGTACATCGCAAAGCATTCCAGCAGCTGCAAGACACTCAGACAATTTGTATCTTTTCTCTCTTGGAAATTTTGTAAGTAGAGAAGTGCAGTCCAAGTATCAGTTTGGGGCCAGTTAGAGTTAACTTTAAACATCTCCCTACAATTTTAATTTAACAAGTTCCTGCTAACTAAAGCCACTGTATTTATGGAAATCATTACaacaactgtaaaaaaaaaatcagtatacaGTTCAAGGCAATGCTTTGTCATTTTGTCATTGGATCCTTATAAAGAGTAGTTTTCCTTGCATTCCAATATAAACTGttctaggcaaaaaaaaaaaaaaaaaaaaaagttgcagagATTGAAGACATATCACTGATTACACAAAGAAAATGGCGTGGAAATGACAAATGTGGAAAAAAATGGGATCCTCAAAATAAAAAACCTTCTACACCTATACCTCTTACATTGTGAAAAACTAAAATTACACactgaaatacattcttcattaaCAATGAATACCTTATGTTTTCCTCTGATTATCTGAcatctgctgttttttttttaggcttTATAATGTTTAAATTTCATCATGTATGCTGAATTTTGTCACCCTCATCAAATTgtgttcaaaacaaacaaaaataagtatgTATAGTGTGCTTAAAGCCAATCAGTTTTCTTATTAATAAAAAGACACTTAAAACTGAAGATTCCAATGGTACTGAGGCAGCCAGCACAGGGCCTGCAGGAGTCTGCAACAGATGCTGTCTTAGGGTTTAAAGGAGAAGTGGACACGTGCCCTCATCCCTGACATAGAAGCtatacttgcaaatgaaaacttGGTTTTCTCCAAGGGAGACTCGTTGGGAAAATAAACTACTATCATGGGTTGACTTCATGCCCAGCTGTAGATggtcaacagaaaacaaactcactGGCATCTTTGGGGTTTCTTTGCCTTGTGATGTTATGTCAGGGACACATATATATGTCTTgcaggtcctttgcatatatatgaTAGCtttcagtttaataatgttataaGATTTCTAAGTGTGCAAACAAAagggtctctgtgtctgtttcctgtGCCTTCTCTTAGGCTCTAttccttctctttgttttgttatatTCTGATGTGTTAgggttttcctgttttgttttgtttgtttgtttgtttgttttttggtccatcttattttactattatcccttagaagcttgtttgttttctaatgagagacagaaaggtatTGAATCCAGATAGGAGGGTGTATGATGAGGATCTGAGAGGATCAGATGGAGGGGAAACATTAATCAGGATATAATAGATGGGAAATTTTTTTCagtaaagattctttttttaaataagaaccAAAGCAGTTGGACCATGTCTGATCCAAGCATTTGGATGCTGAAGTAAGCAAATTGCAAATTTGAGTCCTGGGCTAGACAGCAAGATTCTACCTCaacagcaaagcaaaacaaaacaacaacaacaacaacaacaaaaacatgagaGAAGGCAGTAATGGGAGGCAGAAATGGGGTGACGAATATATTATAGATGGAAAATCTTCAAAAGTAGAGTATCCGGGCTTGTGACTGGGCAGAGCACACATGTGTGACTTGGCTGCATGGTAGTGGCAACTTGAGTGCCTGGGACCTTTTTTAGTTCCTGCTCATAAACATAGCTATCCTCGATGGGCCACCCAGATAACGTGCAAAgcgtttatttgtttttgattgtttttttttaagttctttgaagccaaacaaaagaaattcttttctgtatgaaaaaaaataataaaatattaggcAAAACCCAGCAACTGACGTCagacttaattttgtatcttcATCGATAACTTGTGAATACACAGTAAGGATTTCTTTCCTACAGTCATCATTACTTTTGGGACACTTGGTAACATGAggtccagaatttttttttttgcaggttgTTCTTAAATGCTGGAGACTATAGGGGATTTGTGAACtcatgagtgttttgttttcctaatgagTCACAAGTCTCAGGAGCACCACATAAAAGCTCTGTATCTTACCACACTCATGATTATAGGTTCTGGGAAGCTAAGCATGCTCTGCTTTAGGATAGTGATAGTTTGTGATATTAGATGAATATTGAACATACACTTGAGCCAAAAATATTAATTCAGTACTTGACACAACCTGTGTAAGAAAGAAGAAGATATTTCTTTGAACatcataataattttatgtttcatgaaaaagaaaccaagcaGTTTATAAGAACTTTGCCTCCTGTTCAGGACCCAGGTAAGTGCCAGTTTCATTTATGACAACAGTATGGCATCTCATTGAAGGACAGTTGCTGAAACAATCATGTGCACTCACATGCAACATCTCAGCTTTACCTGGGAGTATTTGTGTCAGTATTCTGTGCAGCAGCTAATGTCTTCCCATTTCTTTTCCCATCGTCTTCTGTTACTTTTTTTATTACTGGGTCACACAATCTGAAGAAATGATTCCCAGTCCAAATTTAACCAGCTGCGGTACAGAAAATGTCACTGAGAATTCATGACTTTGAAGTTTTGATTCCCTAAAGTGTTTCTATAGAATGTATTTACTAGGAAGCTGTGTCTTGTACATTAGGCTACATATATCTCCAGAAGAAACAAGCAAGGAGAAAACCAATATATCATCCCTTGTGAAACAGAAATtcttgctttcttgtttatcttgaGACAATTATCTCAGATCATGAGGAGACAGATCATTAATCCATCCACCACAACTATCTCTTCCCTGTTTCCTTCTGGCCTCAGAAGGACTAGACAAAGTATACCTTACAAGATAGAGTGTTCAATGTCATGGTTTTTCTAAGTCTTCCTGTACAGTGCTTGTTATTTCCAACTTCACTCTAAACTTCCAAAGTCAGAAAATGCATAAAAGCCAAATAGTCTCAAATGTTAACATATTTTCATCACTTACACTTAGGTGAAGAGTTTTGAATCAAGAAAAATAGACAAATCTATATTATCCCTTCCAACCTGATATATTttcacatctacacaatgtatgACCATGTTAAAGtctctacatatatatattaaatgttgattactgttttatatattaaatatttatactcaTGGCTCTGATTTCTCATAGGGATTTGTATAAAATTGTATTCATATTCTCATTTCACATAAGATTAATTAAATTACTTGCCCAAAGTGTCAAACTGATCAGCAATGAAATTTGAAATGAAGCTTTTATTGATGTTGAATATATCCATAATTTCAGATTTTTATTCTAATTTGTATTTTTGTTGCCCAAAAGACGTGGGAGATACTGAGATTTTGAAGTTGGACACCTTTATTTCCAGCTAGAGTATTCGGTGATTTTAATACACATATGTTCACTCTGATTGTCTATGAGAGTACTATAGAAATGCTCATTTGAAATCACACATACTTTACTGTGATTGGCTTTATTCTTTGTCTTCATAGATCATCGTAAGACTATATCATGGGAAGCATAGCTCAAAGCTATTCACACAAGGGCTTCTTTCATTGGAAGGATACTTTGGAAGaatgttttttcatttttccccaAATATTTAATATTCCTTTTGATATGCTCTGTTAAGGCCAGGAACATCTATTTTTCCATTAGGTTAAAATCTGAAATAAAATACTCTTTGTTGGAATTGCTCCCTTGCTGCTTTAAGCCTGTCTGGGATGAGCTCCATGGTCAGGATGTTCATTACAAAGGGACACCATGACCGTCTTCCTGCTGTCCAACTTCCACATCATGTAGAATTGCCTTTTCAGGTATGCTTTTAGAAACATGGACCATCCCTTGACACCTAAATTATTCATATTGACAATCTCTCATCCTCTCAGGTTTGTGGTTAGTTAGATGATAAGTGTCAGTAATATTAGACTGATTAATAATTAGTAATATTAATCATCTCTTATGCAAAACCAGTGAAAGGGTTGTTCTGTAAGCATACACCCTCTACTCAAGTTCTGAATCTACTTTTAAATTGTCCTAACCTGGATTTCTACATCAGAAATATATAAACTGCACTCTGACAACACAAACAGTCCTgtaaaatgcctccataagaaaAGCATTTCATATTGGAAAAGGGTGGACCCAATATATTTTGATGCTCTTGAGAAGAAACATCGCACatacttttatttgtttagaTCCAGGGTTAAAGCCATTGGGAGCATCAACTACTTGAAGAGTCAGGTTTATAGTAATAGTATTCTTTTTAGCATGTATAGGATCAAATGCTATTGTCTTGTACTGATTCTCCATTGGTCATATGGATTTCATAAGTGACAGATCTTTATCTTATGATTAGGGTACTAAGGAGTTGATACTTTTGAGAATGATAGAGTAGTAAGAAACTCTCCTTGTGAATCCTGGGGCAATTGTTACCATAGTGAGCAGTGCTTTATCATAGAATACTGGGGAAACAGCTGTATCTCAGCCTTTACTAACATATTTGGGATCTGAAAGCTCTATTGGTTGAGTACTACTGGTCAGGGATATTTTCCTTCTTGGAGTGACTCCATGTTTTTACTCAGCTACCTGTCTATCTTCCCTCCAAccagagacttaaaaaaacaaaacaaacaaacaaacaaaaaaacaattttcaatgtTGTGGGGCTGAGAATTAATTTTCTTGTTTGTGGGTATTTTGAAGATAAATGTATataaagaaactagaaaaaaaacatgCTGGACTCTTCCACAATCTTCTCCACCTTTTATTCTAGctgttttattactattattatcattattattattattattattgtttggtTCACTTAGATTGTTATATGTTTTTGAGAAATTATTGAACAAGAACTCAGGTTTTTACTATACCTATGTAGCCAAAACGGAGCTCAAAGCCACAGCAATCTAGTTCATATCCATGAATTCTGTCGATAAATGCTTGAGCAAATACACACAGAATTTCTGATCTTCACCCGTCAGcaaatgttctttctcttcataGGTCAAAATTGTTTTTGCTGCTAAATACAGGAGACAAATATTTTAAGTCAGTGAGGAAGCACtttattttgtaataaaaattCACAACTGGCTTAAAGCAATACATTAGATGTTCCTGGACAGGAGATGAAAACACCCGTGACAGTTTTCTAATCTATTTTTGAAGCTTTGGCTGCATTCAGAAGAGGAGTACAGGTCTTCCATAACATAACTTTGGGTTTTTATATGAGATCAGGGATATTCACTGTAGTATGATAGCAAACCTAAgtcttattttctattttcacaGAACTCATCAAAGAATGGACACTGGGAATCATTCCACGGCCGCTGTGTTTATCTTGGTGGGATTAACACAGAAGCCAGAGCTCCTGCTGCCCTTCTTTCTTCTGTTCCTGGGCATCTATGTGGTGACAGTAGTGGGGAACCTGGGCATGATCCTGCTCATCACAGTCAGCCCCCTGTTGCACACACCCATGTACTATTTCCTCAGCAGCTTATCCTTCGTTGATCTCTGCTATTCCACTGTCATCACACCCAGGATGCTGGTCAACTTTCTTGGGAAGAAGAATTTGATTTGCTATTCTGAGTGCATGGcccagctctttttctttgtgaTCTTTGTGGTGGCCGAAGGTTACCTCCTAACTGCCATGGCATATGatcgctatgtggccatctgcaagCCATTGCTGTATAATGTGATCATGTCCTCTAGACTCTGCTCACTGTTAGTGATGGTTGCTTTCATCCTAGGTGTTTTGTCTGCCTTGGCACACACAAGCGCTATGATGAAACTGAATTTCTGTAAATCCTACATCATAAGCCATTACTTCTGTGATGTTCTACCTCTCCTCAACCTCTCCTGCTCTAACACCCATCTCAATGAACTTCTCCTATTTATCATTGCTGGGATTAATACCTTGGTACCCACCCTAGCTGTTGCCATCTCCTATGTCTTCATCTTCTGCAACATCCTTCACATCGCATCATCTCAGGGCAGGTCCAAAGCATTTGGAACTTGCAGCTCTCATCT
This is a stretch of genomic DNA from Meriones unguiculatus strain TT.TT164.6M chromosome 1, Bangor_MerUng_6.1, whole genome shotgun sequence. It encodes these proteins:
- the LOC110539981 gene encoding LOW QUALITY PROTEIN: olfactory receptor 8D2-like (The sequence of the model RefSeq protein was modified relative to this genomic sequence to represent the inferred CDS: inserted 2 bases in 1 codon) produces the protein MLYKMATMNHSSVTDFILEGLTKCPELQLPLFLLFLVIYVITVMGNLGMIFLITISSQLHSPMYYFXSHLSFIDLCYSSVITPKMLVNFVSEKNIISFLECMTQLYFFLIFVIAEGYLLTAMAYDRYVAICSPLLYNIVMSHRVCSIMMAVVYSLGVFGATVHTTRMTMLSFCGSNIVSHYFCDILPLLTLSCSSTHINQVLLFIIGGINTLAPTLAVIISYAFILTSILRIRSTEGRSKAFGTCSSHIMAVGIFFGSITFMYFKPPSSNNMEEEKVSSVFYTTVIPMLNPLIYSLRNKDVKNALKKVLGGRQ
- the LOC110539982 gene encoding olfactory receptor 8D1 codes for the protein MDTGNHSTAAVFILVGLTQKPELLLPFFLLFLGIYVVTVVGNLGMILLITVSPLLHTPMYYFLSSLSFVDLCYSTVITPRMLVNFLGKKNLICYSECMAQLFFFVIFVVAEGYLLTAMAYDRYVAICKPLLYNVIMSSRLCSLLVMVAFILGVLSALAHTSAMMKLNFCKSYIISHYFCDVLPLLNLSCSNTHLNELLLFIIAGINTLVPTLAVAISYVFIFCNILHIASSQGRSKAFGTCSSHLMAVGIFFGSITFMYFKPPSNNSLEQEKVSSVFYTTVIPMLNPLIYSLRNKDVKKAMGMLLVGK